One window of Globicephala melas chromosome 5, mGloMel1.2, whole genome shotgun sequence genomic DNA carries:
- the ADD1 gene encoding alpha-adducin isoform X7: MNGDTRAAVVTSPPPTTAPHKERYFDRVDENNPEYLRERNMAPDLRQDFNMMEQKKRVSMILQSPAFCEELESMIQEQFKKGKNPTGLLALQQIADFMTTNVPNVYPAAPQGGMAALNMSLGMVTPVNDLRGSDSIAYDKGEKLLRCKLAAFYRLADLFGWSQLIYNHITTRVSSEQEHFLVVPFGLLYSEVTASSLVKVSLQGEAVDRGSTNLGVNQAGFTLHSAIYAARPDAKCVVHVHTPAGAAVSAMKCGLLPISPEALSLGEVAYHDYHGILVDEEEKVLIQKNLGPKSKVLILRNHGLVSVGESVEEAFYYIHNLVVACEIQVRTLASAGGPDNLVLLDPGKYKAKSRSPGSPAGEGSGSPPKWQIGEQEFEALMRMLDNLGYRTGYPYRYPALREKSKKYSDVEVPASVTGYPFASDGDSGTCSPLRHSFQKQQREKTRWLNSGRGDDASEEGQNGSSPKSKTKWTKEDGHRTPASAVPNLFVPLNTNPKEVQEMRNKIREQNLQDIKTAGPQSQVLCGVVMDRSLVQDAPLSDCTETIEGLERTEQTFSPAKSVSFRKGELVTASKAIIEKEYQPHVIVSTTGPNPFSTLTDRELDDYRRAVERKHRGPEENLDETREDKEESPPEPPAAPHAPPSAPIKLEEGGGCAKEYLLP; encoded by the exons ATGAATGGTGATACTCGGGCTGCAGTGGTGACCTCACCACCCCCGACCACAGCCCCTCACAAAGAGAGGTATTTCGACAGAGTGGATGAGAACAATCCAGAATACTTGCGAGAGAGGAACATGGCACCAGACCTTCGCCAGGACTTCAATATGATGGAGCAAAAAAAGAGGGTGTCCATGATTCTGCAAAGTCCC GCTTTCTGTGAAGAATTGGAATCAATGATACAGGAACAATTTAAGAAGGGGAAGAATCCCACAGGCCTATTGGCATTACAGCAGATTGCAGATTTTATGACCACGAATGTACCGAATGTCTACCCGGCAGCTCCGCAGGGAGGGATGGCTGCCTTAAACATGA gtCTTGGTATGGTGACTCCTGTGAATGACCTTAGAGGATCTGATTCTATTGCCTATGACAAAGGGGAGAAGTTATTGCGGTGTAAACTGGCAGCGTTTTACCGACTAGCAGATCTCTTTGGATGGTCTCAGCTTATCTACAATCACATCACA ACCAGAGTGAGCTCCGAGCAGGAACACTTCCTCGTTGTACCTTTTGGACTTCTCTACAGCGAAGTGACTGCATCCAGTTTG GTTAAAGTCAGTCTACAAGGAGAGGCAGTGGACCGTGGAAGTACTAATCTAGGGGTAAATCAGGCTGGCTTCACGTTACATTCTGCCATTTACGCTGCACGCCCAGACGCGAAGTGCGTTGTGCACGTTCACACACCAGCAGGGGCCGCG GTCTCTGCGATGAAATGTGGCCTCTTGCCAATCTCCCCAGAGGCACTTTCCCTTGGAGAAGTGGCTTATCATGATTATCACGGGATTCTGGTTGATgaggaagaaaaagttttaattcagaaaaatttGGGGCCTAAAAGCAAG GTTCTTATTCTCCGGAATCACGGGCTTGTATCCGTTGGAGAGAGTGTTGAGGAGGCCTTCTATTACATCCATAACCTTGTGGTTGCATGTGAGATCCAG GTTCGAACTCTGGCCAGTGCGGGAGGGCCAGACAATTTAGTCCTCCTGGATCCTGGGAAGTACAAGGCCAAATCCCGTTCCCCCGGGTCCCCGGCAGGGGAGGGCAGCGGATCGCCTCCCAAGTGGCAGATTGGTGAGCAGGAGTTTGAAGCGCTCATGCGGATGCTGGATAATCTG GGTTACAGAACTGGCTACCCTTATCGATACCCTGCTCTGAGagagaaatctaaaaaatacagcgaCGTGGAGGTTCCTGCCAGTGTCACAGGTTACCCCTTTGCGAGTGACGGTGATTCGGGCACTTGCTCTCCTCTCAGACACAGTTTTCAGAAGCAGCAACGAGAGAAGACAAGATGGCTGAACTCTGGCCGGGGTGACGATGCTTCTGAGGAAGGGCAGAACGGAAGCAGTCCCAAGTCGAAGACTAAG TGGACTAAAGAGGATGGACACAGGACTCCCGCCTCTGCCGTCCCCAACCTGTTCGTCCCACTGAACACCAACCCAAAAGAGGTCCAGGAGATGAGGAACAAG ATTCGAGAGCAGAACCTACAGGACATTAAGACCGCGGGCCCCCAGTCCCAGGTGTTGTGTGGTGTAGTGATGGACAGGAGCCTCGTCCAG GACGCGCCCCTCTCTGACTGTACGGAAACAATCGAAGGGCTCGAGCGTACAGAGCAGACCTTTAGTCCCGCTAAGTCTGTCTCTTTTAGAAAG GGCGAGCTGGTGACAGCCTCCAAGGCCATCATTGAGAAGGAGTACCAGCCCCACGTCATCGTGAGCACCACGGGCCCCAACCCCTTCAGCACGCTCACCGACCGCGAGCTGGACGACTACCGCAGAGCGGTGGAGCGCAAGCACAGGGGCCCCGAAG AGAATCTGGACGAGACTagagaagacaaagaagagaGCCCTCCAGAGCCCCCTGCTGCCCCCCACGCTCCCCCGAGCGCCCCCATCAAGCTGGAGGAAG
- the ADD1 gene encoding alpha-adducin isoform X8, with the protein MNGDTRAAVVTSPPPTTAPHKERYFDRVDENNPEYLRERNMAPDLRQDFNMMEQKKRVSMILQSPAFCEELESMIQEQFKKGKNPTGLLALQQIADFMTTNVPNVYPAAPQGGMAALNMSLGMVTPVNDLRGSDSIAYDKGEKLLRCKLAAFYRLADLFGWSQLIYNHITTRVSSEQEHFLVVPFGLLYSEVTASSLVKVSLQGEAVDRGSTNLGVNQAGFTLHSAIYAARPDAKCVVHVHTPAGAAVSAMKCGLLPISPEALSLGEVAYHDYHGILVDEEEKVLIQKNLGPKSKVLILRNHGLVSVGESVEEAFYYIHNLVVACEIQVRTLASAGGPDNLVLLDPGKYKAKSRSPGSPAGEGSGSPPKWQIGEQEFEALMRMLDNLGYRTGYPYRYPALREKSKKYSDVEVPASVTGYPFASDGDSGTCSPLRHSFQKQQREKTRWLNSGRGDDASEEGQNGSSPKSKTKWTKEDGHRTPASAVPNLFVPLNTNPKEVQEMRNKIREQNLQDIKTAGPQSQVLCGVVMDRSLVQGELVTASKAIIEKEYQPHVIVSTTGPNPFSTLTDRELDDYRRAVERKHRGPEENLDETREDKEESPPEPPAAPHAPPSAPIKLEEGGGCAKEYLLP; encoded by the exons ATGAATGGTGATACTCGGGCTGCAGTGGTGACCTCACCACCCCCGACCACAGCCCCTCACAAAGAGAGGTATTTCGACAGAGTGGATGAGAACAATCCAGAATACTTGCGAGAGAGGAACATGGCACCAGACCTTCGCCAGGACTTCAATATGATGGAGCAAAAAAAGAGGGTGTCCATGATTCTGCAAAGTCCC GCTTTCTGTGAAGAATTGGAATCAATGATACAGGAACAATTTAAGAAGGGGAAGAATCCCACAGGCCTATTGGCATTACAGCAGATTGCAGATTTTATGACCACGAATGTACCGAATGTCTACCCGGCAGCTCCGCAGGGAGGGATGGCTGCCTTAAACATGA gtCTTGGTATGGTGACTCCTGTGAATGACCTTAGAGGATCTGATTCTATTGCCTATGACAAAGGGGAGAAGTTATTGCGGTGTAAACTGGCAGCGTTTTACCGACTAGCAGATCTCTTTGGATGGTCTCAGCTTATCTACAATCACATCACA ACCAGAGTGAGCTCCGAGCAGGAACACTTCCTCGTTGTACCTTTTGGACTTCTCTACAGCGAAGTGACTGCATCCAGTTTG GTTAAAGTCAGTCTACAAGGAGAGGCAGTGGACCGTGGAAGTACTAATCTAGGGGTAAATCAGGCTGGCTTCACGTTACATTCTGCCATTTACGCTGCACGCCCAGACGCGAAGTGCGTTGTGCACGTTCACACACCAGCAGGGGCCGCG GTCTCTGCGATGAAATGTGGCCTCTTGCCAATCTCCCCAGAGGCACTTTCCCTTGGAGAAGTGGCTTATCATGATTATCACGGGATTCTGGTTGATgaggaagaaaaagttttaattcagaaaaatttGGGGCCTAAAAGCAAG GTTCTTATTCTCCGGAATCACGGGCTTGTATCCGTTGGAGAGAGTGTTGAGGAGGCCTTCTATTACATCCATAACCTTGTGGTTGCATGTGAGATCCAG GTTCGAACTCTGGCCAGTGCGGGAGGGCCAGACAATTTAGTCCTCCTGGATCCTGGGAAGTACAAGGCCAAATCCCGTTCCCCCGGGTCCCCGGCAGGGGAGGGCAGCGGATCGCCTCCCAAGTGGCAGATTGGTGAGCAGGAGTTTGAAGCGCTCATGCGGATGCTGGATAATCTG GGTTACAGAACTGGCTACCCTTATCGATACCCTGCTCTGAGagagaaatctaaaaaatacagcgaCGTGGAGGTTCCTGCCAGTGTCACAGGTTACCCCTTTGCGAGTGACGGTGATTCGGGCACTTGCTCTCCTCTCAGACACAGTTTTCAGAAGCAGCAACGAGAGAAGACAAGATGGCTGAACTCTGGCCGGGGTGACGATGCTTCTGAGGAAGGGCAGAACGGAAGCAGTCCCAAGTCGAAGACTAAG TGGACTAAAGAGGATGGACACAGGACTCCCGCCTCTGCCGTCCCCAACCTGTTCGTCCCACTGAACACCAACCCAAAAGAGGTCCAGGAGATGAGGAACAAG ATTCGAGAGCAGAACCTACAGGACATTAAGACCGCGGGCCCCCAGTCCCAGGTGTTGTGTGGTGTAGTGATGGACAGGAGCCTCGTCCAG GGCGAGCTGGTGACAGCCTCCAAGGCCATCATTGAGAAGGAGTACCAGCCCCACGTCATCGTGAGCACCACGGGCCCCAACCCCTTCAGCACGCTCACCGACCGCGAGCTGGACGACTACCGCAGAGCGGTGGAGCGCAAGCACAGGGGCCCCGAAG AGAATCTGGACGAGACTagagaagacaaagaagagaGCCCTCCAGAGCCCCCTGCTGCCCCCCACGCTCCCCCGAGCGCCCCCATCAAGCTGGAGGAAG
- the ADD1 gene encoding alpha-adducin isoform X6 translates to MNGDTRAAVVTSPPPTTAPHKERYFDRVDENNPEYLRERNMAPDLRQDFNMMEQKKRVSMILQSPAFCEELESMIQEQFKKGKNPTGLLALQQIADFMTTNVPNVYPAAPQGGMAALNMSLGMVTPVNDLRGSDSIAYDKGEKLLRCKLAAFYRLADLFGWSQLIYNHITTRVSSEQEHFLVVPFGLLYSEVTASSLVKVSLQGEAVDRGSTNLGVNQAGFTLHSAIYAARPDAKCVVHVHTPAGAAVSAMKCGLLPISPEALSLGEVAYHDYHGILVDEEEKVLIQKNLGPKSKVLILRNHGLVSVGESVEEAFYYIHNLVVACEIQVRTLASAGGPDNLVLLDPGKYKAKSRSPGSPAGEGSGSPPKWQIGEQEFEALMRMLDNLGYRTGYPYRYPALREKSKKYSDVEVPASVTGYPFASDGDSGTCSPLRHSFQKQQREKTRWLNSGRGDDASEEGQNGSSPKSKTKVWTNITHDHVKPLLQSLSSGVCVPSCITNCLWTKEDGHRTPASAVPNLFVPLNTNPKEVQEMRNKIREQNLQDIKTAGPQSQVLCGVVMDRSLVQGELVTASKAIIEKEYQPHVIVSTTGPNPFSTLTDRELDDYRRAVERKHRGPEENLDETREDKEESPPEPPAAPHAPPSAPIKLEEGGGCAKEYLLP, encoded by the exons ATGAATGGTGATACTCGGGCTGCAGTGGTGACCTCACCACCCCCGACCACAGCCCCTCACAAAGAGAGGTATTTCGACAGAGTGGATGAGAACAATCCAGAATACTTGCGAGAGAGGAACATGGCACCAGACCTTCGCCAGGACTTCAATATGATGGAGCAAAAAAAGAGGGTGTCCATGATTCTGCAAAGTCCC GCTTTCTGTGAAGAATTGGAATCAATGATACAGGAACAATTTAAGAAGGGGAAGAATCCCACAGGCCTATTGGCATTACAGCAGATTGCAGATTTTATGACCACGAATGTACCGAATGTCTACCCGGCAGCTCCGCAGGGAGGGATGGCTGCCTTAAACATGA gtCTTGGTATGGTGACTCCTGTGAATGACCTTAGAGGATCTGATTCTATTGCCTATGACAAAGGGGAGAAGTTATTGCGGTGTAAACTGGCAGCGTTTTACCGACTAGCAGATCTCTTTGGATGGTCTCAGCTTATCTACAATCACATCACA ACCAGAGTGAGCTCCGAGCAGGAACACTTCCTCGTTGTACCTTTTGGACTTCTCTACAGCGAAGTGACTGCATCCAGTTTG GTTAAAGTCAGTCTACAAGGAGAGGCAGTGGACCGTGGAAGTACTAATCTAGGGGTAAATCAGGCTGGCTTCACGTTACATTCTGCCATTTACGCTGCACGCCCAGACGCGAAGTGCGTTGTGCACGTTCACACACCAGCAGGGGCCGCG GTCTCTGCGATGAAATGTGGCCTCTTGCCAATCTCCCCAGAGGCACTTTCCCTTGGAGAAGTGGCTTATCATGATTATCACGGGATTCTGGTTGATgaggaagaaaaagttttaattcagaaaaatttGGGGCCTAAAAGCAAG GTTCTTATTCTCCGGAATCACGGGCTTGTATCCGTTGGAGAGAGTGTTGAGGAGGCCTTCTATTACATCCATAACCTTGTGGTTGCATGTGAGATCCAG GTTCGAACTCTGGCCAGTGCGGGAGGGCCAGACAATTTAGTCCTCCTGGATCCTGGGAAGTACAAGGCCAAATCCCGTTCCCCCGGGTCCCCGGCAGGGGAGGGCAGCGGATCGCCTCCCAAGTGGCAGATTGGTGAGCAGGAGTTTGAAGCGCTCATGCGGATGCTGGATAATCTG GGTTACAGAACTGGCTACCCTTATCGATACCCTGCTCTGAGagagaaatctaaaaaatacagcgaCGTGGAGGTTCCTGCCAGTGTCACAGGTTACCCCTTTGCGAGTGACGGTGATTCGGGCACTTGCTCTCCTCTCAGACACAGTTTTCAGAAGCAGCAACGAGAGAAGACAAGATGGCTGAACTCTGGCCGGGGTGACGATGCTTCTGAGGAAGGGCAGAACGGAAGCAGTCCCAAGTCGAAGACTAAGGTGTGGACGAACATTACACACGATCACGTGAAACCCTTGCTGCAGTCTCTCTCGTCCGGTGTCTGCGTGCCAAGCTGTATTACCAACTGCTTG TGGACTAAAGAGGATGGACACAGGACTCCCGCCTCTGCCGTCCCCAACCTGTTCGTCCCACTGAACACCAACCCAAAAGAGGTCCAGGAGATGAGGAACAAG ATTCGAGAGCAGAACCTACAGGACATTAAGACCGCGGGCCCCCAGTCCCAGGTGTTGTGTGGTGTAGTGATGGACAGGAGCCTCGTCCAG GGCGAGCTGGTGACAGCCTCCAAGGCCATCATTGAGAAGGAGTACCAGCCCCACGTCATCGTGAGCACCACGGGCCCCAACCCCTTCAGCACGCTCACCGACCGCGAGCTGGACGACTACCGCAGAGCGGTGGAGCGCAAGCACAGGGGCCCCGAAG AGAATCTGGACGAGACTagagaagacaaagaagagaGCCCTCCAGAGCCCCCTGCTGCCCCCCACGCTCCCCCGAGCGCCCCCATCAAGCTGGAGGAAG
- the ADD1 gene encoding alpha-adducin isoform X5 has translation MNGDTRAAVVTSPPPTTAPHKERYFDRVDENNPEYLRERNMAPDLRQDFNMMEQKKRVSMILQSPAFCEELESMIQEQFKKGKNPTGLLALQQIADFMTTNVPNVYPAAPQGGMAALNMSLGMVTPVNDLRGSDSIAYDKGEKLLRCKLAAFYRLADLFGWSQLIYNHITTRVSSEQEHFLVVPFGLLYSEVTASSLVKVSLQGEAVDRGSTNLGVNQAGFTLHSAIYAARPDAKCVVHVHTPAGAAVSAMKCGLLPISPEALSLGEVAYHDYHGILVDEEEKVLIQKNLGPKSKVLILRNHGLVSVGESVEEAFYYIHNLVVACEIQVRTLASAGGPDNLVLLDPGKYKAKSRSPGSPAGEGSGSPPKWQIGEQEFEALMRMLDNLGYRTGYPYRYPALREKSKKYSDVEVPASVTGYPFASDGDSGTCSPLRHSFQKQQREKTRWLNSGRGDDASEEGQNGSSPKSKTKVWTNITHDHVKPLLQSLSSGVCVPSCITNCLWTKEDGHRTPASAVPNLFVPLNTNPKEVQEMRNKIREQNLQDIKTAGPQSQVLCGVVMDRSLVQDAPLSDCTETIEGLERTEQTFSPAKSVSFRKGELVTASKAIIEKEYQPHVIVSTTGPNPFSTLTDRELDDYRRAVERKHRGPEENLDETREDKEESPPEPPAAPHAPPSAPIKLEEGGGCAKEYLLP, from the exons ATGAATGGTGATACTCGGGCTGCAGTGGTGACCTCACCACCCCCGACCACAGCCCCTCACAAAGAGAGGTATTTCGACAGAGTGGATGAGAACAATCCAGAATACTTGCGAGAGAGGAACATGGCACCAGACCTTCGCCAGGACTTCAATATGATGGAGCAAAAAAAGAGGGTGTCCATGATTCTGCAAAGTCCC GCTTTCTGTGAAGAATTGGAATCAATGATACAGGAACAATTTAAGAAGGGGAAGAATCCCACAGGCCTATTGGCATTACAGCAGATTGCAGATTTTATGACCACGAATGTACCGAATGTCTACCCGGCAGCTCCGCAGGGAGGGATGGCTGCCTTAAACATGA gtCTTGGTATGGTGACTCCTGTGAATGACCTTAGAGGATCTGATTCTATTGCCTATGACAAAGGGGAGAAGTTATTGCGGTGTAAACTGGCAGCGTTTTACCGACTAGCAGATCTCTTTGGATGGTCTCAGCTTATCTACAATCACATCACA ACCAGAGTGAGCTCCGAGCAGGAACACTTCCTCGTTGTACCTTTTGGACTTCTCTACAGCGAAGTGACTGCATCCAGTTTG GTTAAAGTCAGTCTACAAGGAGAGGCAGTGGACCGTGGAAGTACTAATCTAGGGGTAAATCAGGCTGGCTTCACGTTACATTCTGCCATTTACGCTGCACGCCCAGACGCGAAGTGCGTTGTGCACGTTCACACACCAGCAGGGGCCGCG GTCTCTGCGATGAAATGTGGCCTCTTGCCAATCTCCCCAGAGGCACTTTCCCTTGGAGAAGTGGCTTATCATGATTATCACGGGATTCTGGTTGATgaggaagaaaaagttttaattcagaaaaatttGGGGCCTAAAAGCAAG GTTCTTATTCTCCGGAATCACGGGCTTGTATCCGTTGGAGAGAGTGTTGAGGAGGCCTTCTATTACATCCATAACCTTGTGGTTGCATGTGAGATCCAG GTTCGAACTCTGGCCAGTGCGGGAGGGCCAGACAATTTAGTCCTCCTGGATCCTGGGAAGTACAAGGCCAAATCCCGTTCCCCCGGGTCCCCGGCAGGGGAGGGCAGCGGATCGCCTCCCAAGTGGCAGATTGGTGAGCAGGAGTTTGAAGCGCTCATGCGGATGCTGGATAATCTG GGTTACAGAACTGGCTACCCTTATCGATACCCTGCTCTGAGagagaaatctaaaaaatacagcgaCGTGGAGGTTCCTGCCAGTGTCACAGGTTACCCCTTTGCGAGTGACGGTGATTCGGGCACTTGCTCTCCTCTCAGACACAGTTTTCAGAAGCAGCAACGAGAGAAGACAAGATGGCTGAACTCTGGCCGGGGTGACGATGCTTCTGAGGAAGGGCAGAACGGAAGCAGTCCCAAGTCGAAGACTAAGGTGTGGACGAACATTACACACGATCACGTGAAACCCTTGCTGCAGTCTCTCTCGTCCGGTGTCTGCGTGCCAAGCTGTATTACCAACTGCTTG TGGACTAAAGAGGATGGACACAGGACTCCCGCCTCTGCCGTCCCCAACCTGTTCGTCCCACTGAACACCAACCCAAAAGAGGTCCAGGAGATGAGGAACAAG ATTCGAGAGCAGAACCTACAGGACATTAAGACCGCGGGCCCCCAGTCCCAGGTGTTGTGTGGTGTAGTGATGGACAGGAGCCTCGTCCAG GACGCGCCCCTCTCTGACTGTACGGAAACAATCGAAGGGCTCGAGCGTACAGAGCAGACCTTTAGTCCCGCTAAGTCTGTCTCTTTTAGAAAG GGCGAGCTGGTGACAGCCTCCAAGGCCATCATTGAGAAGGAGTACCAGCCCCACGTCATCGTGAGCACCACGGGCCCCAACCCCTTCAGCACGCTCACCGACCGCGAGCTGGACGACTACCGCAGAGCGGTGGAGCGCAAGCACAGGGGCCCCGAAG AGAATCTGGACGAGACTagagaagacaaagaagagaGCCCTCCAGAGCCCCCTGCTGCCCCCCACGCTCCCCCGAGCGCCCCCATCAAGCTGGAGGAAG